AGGTGCAGGTGCTGCTGGGAAAGCAGCCCTACTCTTCCTGGCCCACTAGTCCAGCTtcccatttttccctttttctcgtGGGTCTTTGAAGATTGCACTTTCAAAGAGAGTCAGAGAGCCACAGTTTGGTGTCCCCTCATTCACAAAAAGGTAACAAGTGGTCAAGGGTTCTGTGCTATGTCCTGAGATGATCAGAGTTCCCTGGGAGTACCGTAGTTGTTCAGTCACTATAGAGTTGTTTCCAGGTGCTGGTCAACTTGGGGAAGTTGTTGCTACCACTGGGGCAGGGAAGAGCTGTGGCAGTGCCTGCCTGGCTTGGGTGTCAGGGCCTCTGGGGTCGCTGCTGGGGTGAGGCAGAGTGGGTAGAGACCCTTGGAGCCCAACAGAATGGGCTCATGCGCACTGCTCTCACCACCTTACAGGTACCCCACTTTTATCGATGCTCTGAGGGACCTTGATGATGCCCTGTCAATGTGCTTcctcttctccaccttcccacGGACAGGGAAGTGCCATGTGCAGACCATTCAACTGTGTCGCCGACTCACTGTGGAGTTCTTGCACTATGTCATTGCTGCCCGAGCCCTGCGCAAGGTGAACTAAGGTTCTCCTGGGATCCCTGGTCCTCCCGTTAGCCCTTGGTTTTCATactgtctctccccaccccccaggtcTTCCTGTCCATCAAAGGCATTTACTATCAGGCTGAGGTGCTGGGCCAACCCATCGTATGGATTGCACCCTATGCTTTCTCCCATGATGTAAGTGTGCCTTGGGTGGGGGGTGCCTTGTGCTTGTTCCTAAAAGATGTGGGTGGGTGCTGTCTTTGGAGTCCAGCCCTTGCTGGGTTCTTGGTTGTTGACTGCTGTGTAGGGGaggggagttgggggggggggcagggtagGATATGTGCTTTACAGCCCAGTCAGTTAGTATTGCTGGATCAGTCATAGGGTTCTCAGTGTCAGGTGTACACTCCGACCCACAGGCTAATTCTAAATAGGCTTTCCTCACTCCAGCACTTCTGCTAGagtgtggttctcagccttcctaatgctgcagccccttaatacagttcctcatgctgtgtggCTCCcagccataaagttatttttgttgcgacttcatgaataatgttgctactcttatgaatcataatgtaaatatctgatgtgcagctGGCCTTAGGCGAgtcagattgagaaccactgtgctaggtGATCTTGAGCATGGTCCTTCACCCTTCTGTCTCAGTTAATAGTGTTCGCATCTTCTCAGGGGAAAGAAGTCTTGAAAGGACCTGGCACTGAATGGGTAGCTGCCTTTGTGATTGAATAGGCAGTGAGAATAGCTCCGGGGGCTGTGTATACTCAGTGTTTTGTACAGTTGCCACCTGAGTTAGGTGGCAGAGCCCAGCCCTTCTCTCAGACCCACTGGGGTCTTTGTTCCTACTCGGCCTTTGACACACCACAACAAAAATGCTTTGCTCCTGTGTCCTCTGCCCATCCCCCCACAGCCTGGAGCCCTGCTGACTCCAGGGAAGGGAGCACAAGAGAGGCACTTAGCACATGGCACTGACTTTACTGGCTTATCTGTAAGTGCTTAGGATTGTTCCTAGGCCTCTGCTAAGAGGAGTCTGGTTTTGCTTTCCATGGAAGCCTTGCTAGCTCCCAATTCCCCAGAAGGTCAGTCCTAGCTGGGCTTGCCCCCTGAATTGTCGGTCTGTGGGCTGTACTTGACCTCCTTTCCCTCATTCCCTCCTGTTCACTAAGCAGGGATTGGTACCTTGCATAGAGAACAACTGTCAGCGAGAGCTGAGGCTCTGTGCTCAGTGGGCTGCAGGGGTGCCTGAGACTGGAACCTGCCGTGTCTGGGTGAACTGGTAGTGGAGCTTCTGTCTGTGAACAAGAGGTGGCCTTGGAGTTCTCCGTCCCTTTTCCAGTTCCTTGAGGCAGGCTCGGGGAGCCAGTGTGCAtggcccttccttccctgctcctcctccttcctgcctaacttctttgtccctttctgtctttccttccttctgatgTCGAACCCCCATGCTTCTCAGACTGctctttgtgtgttcttgggGTGGTGAATAGGGCCCTGTGAGGGCCATCCTCCACACAGCTGGCCCTGGGGGAAGGGCATGGTCTGCccatgcctccttcctcccagcttgCAGCCAACTGCTTCCTCTCAGTAGAGGGTAGTTGTAGCAAGGACCTTCATGTGCCCCTCCCCTGGGCAGCCAATGCTGGTCATACAGCAGTAGGTCTTGGGGTAATGGCGGTGGTGAGGGCAGAATGTACCTACCCTGCTCAGTACTATGGAAAATGAAGTTTGTGCCTATCAGGAAAAGCCTGGTGGCATAGACTGCTGCCTGGTAGCAAGATGGAAAGCTAGCTCAGAGTTGTGGGTGCCCCAAGCAGAGGGGATGTTGTGATTATTATCAATTTTGACATGCCTTAGAAGTGTTTTGTGGTGGTTAGCAGGGCTTGGTGGGCTCTTGGGTAGGCCTTTCTGACTTTAGAGGGTGGGACCATTCCAGAGTTGAGACACTTGATCCAGTCTGTAGATCAGCTCCTTGTGGTAATGACAGAGGGAAGCCATTCACTTCCGCCTACTGGGTGGCAGCTGGGAAAGGTGGTCTACCTCTGCTTCAACATAGTGTTAGGCCTAGGCTGGGTCTGAGACAGAAATGCTAAACTCTGAGCTTCATCACACACTCTGCAGGGTGTGGGTAGACTGAGTCCTGttagccacacctggctttccgAGGCACCTTGGCCAGTAGAAGTCATCACCTCTTCTGGGCTGAGGACCATGAGCTGCACACATAGGCCTTGCTGGGCCCTGGGAAGGCTGCCTCAGTGCTCCCAGTTGCCCTGAAGCAGATCTTAGGCTCATGCTGGGATGGGTGATGGACAAGGTGTGTGCTCTGTCTAGGTCCCACTGATAATTGAAGGAGGAGTGGGAGAGCCGGGGCCAGAAAGAGGCAGGGCCAAGTGCAGTGGAGCACTGCAGACCAGTTCCTGTCTCTGTCATGGCTCCCCTTTACCACATGGGAACCTGGCACTGGTCTCCATGGACCCAGAGCCTTTGGGGCCTCTGTCCAGAGCCTCCCTTGTGCTTAAGATGCCCGTGGGTTTGTGGGCATAATACCTACCTCCACCCCTGTGCTAACACTGTTGATGTGTCTCCTTATTCTCCCAGCATCCTACGGACGTGGACTACAGGGTCATGGCCACCTTCACTGAGTTCTACACCACTCTCCTGGGCTTTGTCAACTTCCGCCTCTACCAGTCACTTAACCTTCACTACCCACCCAAGGTAGAGCCTAACACCTTCTCACCTAGCCCTCCTATCCTACACTGAGGCAAGGGGCTGTAGGTgtactcttccctcttcccagcttgAAGGTCAGGCCCAGGCAGAGACAAAGGTCAGCGAGGACACATATGCTCTGGACTCCGAGAGCTCTATGGAGGTAAGATGGGCTTCAGGAGCACTGGCCCTACGCCATTCTATCCCGTGAATAGTGAGCGATTTGGCTAGGTAGGTGGTTCTAGGATTTACTTTTATGACTGACCCAGATGTGGCCTGGAGCTGTTTTTGCTCTCCAGCCTATCCCACGCCCAGATGAAGTTCCCCACCTACAAGCAGGCCACCTTGCAGCTCTGCTTCCCACCTACAGAAACTAGCAGCCCTCAGTGCCAGCCTGGCCCGAGTGGTGGTGCCTACTACAGAGGAGGCTGAGGCCGATGAGTTTCCTATTGATGGGGTGAGTAAGCACGGTGCTGCCTTCCAGGAATACATGGGATGAGACTGGGCGGGGGGCATCACCTAGAATCTGGGATCTGCCAGTCCCTTCCTTCTGGTAGAGCTGGATGGCCTGGTGGTGTGACACTTGGCCCCTTCCCTGCAGGAGATGACAGCACAGGAGGAAGGTCGCAGGAAAGAGCTGGAGGCacaggaaaagcacaagaaactcTTCGAAGGCCTAAAGTTCTTCCTGAACCGAGAGGTGCCCCGTGAAGCATTGGCCTTCATCATCAGGTGGGGAAGCCTTTAACTAGCCCATAGTTGTGACTGTTCAGTAGTCTGGTCTCCATCCTAGCCTAGTGGTGTATTGGTAACATCATGAGGGTGTCTCCACTCCTCACAAAGCAGTGTGTGCAGAGCCTACAGGCAGACACCTCCAGAGCACTCAGCTAAGGGGAGAGCTGTTCTGTCACTAGCTGAGTTCTTTCTGGACCAGGACTGTAGATGTCATCCCAGATAGGAGGCTCTTGGTTGGGTAAGGCACTTCCTGGAAGGGTGGGTTTGTGGCTAGTAGGTTCAGGGATGCTTCCAGGGCAGGCAGCTCATGCCTAAAAGGCTTACGGGTTTTCTGCGTACCTGTAGGAGTTTTGGTGGGGCTGTATCCTGGGACAAGTCTTTGTGCATTGGAGCCACCTATGACATCACAGACTCCTGCATCACCCACCAGATTGTTGATCGGCCTGGGCAGCAAACCCCCGTCATTGGCAGGTAGACTCTCAAAGCCCTCAAATGccctctgggggtgggggttcctAGGCCCTGGTGATGCAGTAGTACCTGATTGTTCCCTTGTGACCTGACTTTGCTGGCTACTCTCCATCAGGTACTATGTACAGCCCCAATGGGTGTTTGACTGTGTGAatgcccagctcctcctccctgtGGCAGAGTACTTCCCTGGGGTGCAGCTGCCACCACACCTTTCACCCTTCGTATCTGAAAAGGAAGGAGATTACATTCCCCCTGAGAAGCTGAAGCTGCTGGCTCTGCAGCGGGGAGAGGACCCAGGTGAGCTGGGCAAGGATAGGTAGCAGTATGGACAGGCTCCTCTGGTGGCCCTGGCTCCTGTGCCCAAGCTGGCCAGTTCCCTTGGCTACAGAGTTGTCATGCTCCAGAGAACAGCGGGAACAGAAAGCCCTCAGCCTTTCAAACATTTGCAATGTTAGTCTGCTATTGATATTTGGAGTAGCTGAGCAGAATGAACCAGTGTTGTCAGTGTTTGCACAGGTAGCAAGGGTGTTTTATTTGAAGGCTGCTCAGCTGGGGCTGTGAAAGCTGTTGGGGGGCCATTGGGGGAGCATCCTTGAAATGCAGAAGTTACTGTCTGTAGGAGActtgagagaggaagaggaggatgaggatgaggatgatgaagatgatgacaaTGAAGGTGATGGTGATGCGggggaaaatgaggaggaggaagatgtggAAGCTGattcagagaaggaggaggaggcacacCTATCAGCCTTGGAGCAGCAGCGTCTGGAAGGGAAGGTAGGGAAGCACCGGACAAAGTTCTGCCTGGGAAGCAGCCAGTTACCCACAAGGCCAAGTGCTCATGCAGCTGCGTTGTTTCCCCAGAAGCCCCAGGTGGTGGCCGGTACCGTGAAACTAGAAGACAAGCAGCGACTGGCCCAGGAGGAGGAAAGTGAGGCCAAGCGCCTGGCCATCATGATGATGAAAAAGCGGGAGAAGTACCTCTACCAAAAGATCATGTTTGGCAAACGGCGCAAAATCCGAGAGGTAGGTTTCTGCTCTCTGACGAGGCCCCGACACATCTGCACAGTTGAGCTAACCTGGCCCATTTGGCCAAGGCCTGTTTTCTTTGgagttttgtgtgtttggtttggttttacacAGCTGGGAATAGAAGCCAAGGCCTCACTCTTCTTAGAGAGTCCCCACCACTAAGCAGCATAGCTAATTCCCATGCTTACCCAGAGCTGTCCTGAGGATGGGCCTAGCCCAGCAGACTCAGGAAGTCTTTCTTAAGCTCCTGTGTGCTTGTTCAGTGTGTGTTAGCTGGGGGTTTATTTGGTGCTTGAGCACTTGCTTTGACCACAGAGTTGAGGGGTGCAggcaggagaagaaaacaaagcaattgtGTACTGAGGCCTCCAGAGTGGCTGGCAGCCTTGCcttagggtgtgtgtggggggcaccaGGTTCATCTTAAATAACAGcatagccaggtgatggtggcgtacacctttaatcccaacacttgggaggcagaggcaggtgggtctctgtgagttccaggacagctaggagtgtttcacagagaaaccctgtcttaaaacacacacacaagcacacagaaatCACAGTAGTTTATCAGGTCTTTCCATGCCATTGTACAGTGTGACCTGTTCCCTGCTGATAGTCATGCTCAGGAAATCGAGAGCAGACCCTGGCCCCCTCTGAATGGTTCTTAGGAGCATCCCCTGTGGTCCTGGAAAGAGTCTCCTCCTTGTGCCCTCTCTGCTAGCTTTCAATAAAGGTTTGAGTGGTAATCGTCTTTCCCTCAGAGCTAGTGCAAGAGTCAATTTAGAATCTCCAAGCCGTAAAGTGTGCTATATGGGCAATGGTAGAGCTTCTGTTCTTTCACCCCGAGGTACAAGTCAGGGTCTCTGGTTATTTGCTTGTAAGCTTTTCTAGAAACTCTGCTAAGGGAAGCCCCCATAAGAGAAGAGATCCATCCCTCTCTGCTTGCTCTTTATCCTATCCTgagttctccttccttctcacaGGCCAACAAGCTGGCGGAGAAGAGGAAAGCCCATGATGACGCTGTGAGGTCTGAGAAAAAGGCGAAGAGGACAAGGCCTGTGTGAGCTCCAGCTGTTCCTCCCTGGGAGCTGGACATGGCAGCAGCTAGTGGGATGCACACGCACCTGAGCACCAGCCCAGCACCCTCATACTCTGGTGTGTGGCCAGTCCTAGCTTCCATGAAGTTCGTGCCGGTGTCTGGACGTGCCCAGTTCTTCATCCAGGAGTCTGACTGATATATCCTCATTCTGTTTGGCTTTCCACAGCCTCCTACACAGCTGTGCCCATAATTCTCAGGGTGCTGTTGTGGAATAAGGGTGGGGAGCTCTTGTTATTAAATGGCTGAACTTTTGCAGCCAGTTAGATTCTTTGTTCAGAAGCCTCCCTGGGTTGGAAAGGAGTCACCTGGACAGACCCAAATGGGTCCAGGCACACTCAGAACTCTGGGTCCAGGGATCCGAGGAGGGACACAGACTCTGCGTTTGGGTTCATAGTCGCACTGGCCTGATTCCTGTTTCAGCTAATGTTCTGAAACCTTCCCACAAGCAGTGTGCTGAGGGTTCACTCGTCTAGTCATGGTCTATAAACAGCTGCCTTGTACTTCCTGCTGGAGCTCATCAGAAGGTGAAAGGTGTcttagggattctattgctgtgataaaacatgatcaaaagcaagttgagagcttgtttggaggttctagcaggggagCGCAGCTACTCTTATACCCTTGACCGAAGACCGGTCCTCCTCtattcgggctggagagatggctcagcaattaagagcactgcctgctcttccagaggtcctgagttcaattcccagcacccacatggtggctcacaaccatctacaatgggatttgatgccctcttccggcacacatgtgtacatgcagagaGAGCACTCATAcgtaaaattaaagtttaaaaaaacaaaacaaagccaggcggtggtggcgcacgcctttgatcccagcacttgggagacagaggcaggcggatctctgtgagttcgagaccagcctggtctacagagctagttccaggacaggctccaaagccgcagagagaaaccctgtctcNNNNNNNNNNNNNNNNNNNNNNNNNNNNNNNNNNNNNNNNNNNNNNNNNNNNNNNNNNNNNNNNNNNNNNNNNNNNNNNNNNNNNNNNNNNNNNNNNNNNACTCGTCTAGTCATGGTCTATAAACAGCTGGCTTGTACTTCCTGCTGGAGCTCATCAGAAGGTGAAAGGTGTCgtagggattctattgctgtgataaaacatgatcaaaagcaattgagagcttgtttggaggttctagcaggggagCGCAGCTACTCGTATACCCTTGACCGAAGACCGGTCCTCCTCtattcgggctggagagatggctcagcaattaagagcactgcctgctcttccagaggtcctgcgttcaattcccagcacccacatggtggctcacaaccatctacaatgggatctgatgccctcttccggcacacatgtgtacatgcagagagagcactcatacataaaattaaagtttaaaaaaacaaaacaagttgaggaggaaagggtttatttgacatATACGTCCATATTCCTGTTTATTActgaagtcaagacaggaactcaaaataggaaggatcctggaggcaggagcctcgatgcagaggccatggagggtgctgcttactgacttcccATGACTTGCCCAACCCACTTTatctcacattaaaaatataaataactttaagtttcccacagtctttacaaatttaaataccttaaaatttcagtccctttaaaaatagcctctCTTTTAAAAGTCTCTCAACTGAGGGTTCCAGTAAAGTACTTtcttcaagagagaaaaaaaaaataagagcacaATTAACTCAAAGCAAATCCAAATTCCAACCGCCCAATGTCTGGGATCCACTCATGATCTGATCTTTTGGACTCATCCAGAGGACTGGAGTCTTTTCTCAGCTCCACCCTCTGTAGCACGGTTTGTCTTCTAGGCTCTAGCTGCTGCTGGCGGTTTTCCCCTTGCTACTGGCATCTctcaccaatagcctctcatagGCTGTCTTCATGGTGCCAAAATTCAACTTCTTTGAATGACCCCTTTAGCCTGGGCCTTCAATTACTAGTGAGACCTCaccttcaccagtggcctctcacagtgccaaacTTCAGCTGCTTTCCATGATCCTCATGCCTTCAAGTCCAGCTGCCAACATGAGGTACAACCATGGGCACCCCTGGAACAGCTTCTCTGTGCCATCAGGAAACACTTTGAGAAGCTTTCATGAGAGATGctggtctctctctgtgtatatgtgtgtatgttttcaagatagggtttctctagctctggctgccctgaaactcagagatttacctatctctgcctcctaaatgctggagttaaaggcatgcgccacaaccACCTGACTTTGGTctcttaatcactgctaattcCTTAGCCCCGGCTAACCAGCATTCTTTTTTCAAACTGTCAGATTCCACTTCCTGGCCCCtaaaggcttgtagccatatcataatgcaaaaatgcattcagtccaacttcaaaagttcccatagttttgtataagtttttattatttaaaagtctaaagtcttcggagattcatgcaatctcttaactgtaatcccttgtaaagtcaaaagtcaaaaagcagatcacatacatccaacatataatggcacaggatagacattaccattccaaaacatgaGGAAGAAgcatagtaaggaaatactggacaaaaGACCGAAAAGAagctggacaaactccaaactctgcatgcATTTtgcatgtctgatgtcaaaatgttcttcaaatttccaactcctttcagctttgttaactgcaacacacttctctctcgggctggttccactccctgatAGCAGCTCTCTTCGGCATGTATCCCACAGCTCTGATAACTCCAAAATCTCGGGGTCTCTAAGGTAATCTagacttcacagcttcacacaatatCTTCGTGCAGTGAATGACCTctctgctgtggtcatggtctctcttcgTTTtgattcagggacacccctgacacatacTTGGCCTCAGCGGTTTTCCTTAGTCTCTGATGCAAATTCCATAGCCTCtttctgaagcacaattaataaaaactcggGGTCAGATTGGGATtaaacctgaagatctgaaaagcaaaacagccagtcactggctcctCACctggacctcagtctgaaatggtgatcctgcctcccagaGTCTCAGAAGGAGACTATGAGAGCTGTCTTgccctgttttatattcctctctagggttgggattaaaggcatgcaccactgggattgaaggtgtatgtcaccataaTCTGGCTGTAAGGCTGACTAATGGGCCTGTTTTaacactcagatcttcaggcagtctttattaaaatacatttggaaTGCCACTACACCTTCTTAACTTCAGAACCACGTGACTGAAGCTatcaagttctgctgcttactgggcttggaacatggccccctcattcaattacattttcaccagctttctgtttttggtAGTTTCCTCCACTGCcaaagcttggctgtcctgaaactggatttataaaccaggctggcctcaatctcagagatcaGCCAGcttctccctgagtgctgggattaaagctatctaccaccatgccctgcttcaggttttttttttttaattccttttcacaaattggaaacttagctgggtgggatcttccCCTAACATCACCATTCCCTTCACtcttttcttaatctgtttatttccttgaacacagaatttagctctgttccacttcctggtgccccttttctcctcagtcaatacattttgtattttttcttgctcagcttgttcctttttcattataaatctttataagcaTGAATGTTGTAGGAATTTAGCAGAATCACTGTATGGGGCAGATATGAACAGCTATTTTCTAGAAGTACTTTGACCTTGAAGAATCCTTGaggaaaaaatgattattttgctGAAGGGGTTTTGCAACCATCCCGTGACTTTGGTCACAAGATGCCTCAGGCACACCTGAGGTTCTTGTATTATTGTGTATTGCAAATGATACATAATGAAGGACTAGAGTTGGGGCGTGTGACGTTCCCCTTCAGTAAGACATGTGATGATCTCCTTCGGTAATATTGGGGACCTTGGTATGTGTAACTTCCAATAAATACACCTTTGTATAGCTATTTGGGGTTCAGTCCGTCTGAAGAGGCCAGACCTTCCTACCTCCACGTAGGCCTTAAATTTTCATCTTAGAGTCCCTTCTTCAACTGACCTGTACTACATGGTACACCCTGACATGTGAACACTAACCACCACATGACAGTCTATGCTTGGtggttttgagatttcctttgccaATGGAATCAATCTAAacctcttcactttagcctcaggcagactcttcatcaaaatgtcacaagaacagtctctaggcaACATATTAACATTCTTCTCCTCTTAAAACCTCTTGATCCAGGCAtccacagttcaaatcacactCAGTACCACTgccttccatgctcctactaggatggcccattaagcaacACTTAAAGTGTTCAACTGCTTTGCTAAAccacagtcccaaggtccatattccttcaaacaaaaacacactAAAGCCTAATGCAACAACACCcaagtccctggtaccaacttctgtcttagtgttTCAATTGCTTTAAGAGATACCACAACCACAGCaacttttgtaaagaaaaacatttaattggggcaggcttacagtttcagaggtttgttATGTTACCATtgtaatggtttaaataaaatgctgcaggtccctgagtggtggcaatgggcagtgggccatgaggccACACCACAGGTTGCTGAGCAGTGGTAGGCAGCgggcagtgggtcctgagaccAAGGTGGGCCACgaaggcagctgggtcccaggcagggagctgcgtAGCAGGtgagagatggataggcacaccatgcagagtgaagttggatatttatttagtggaaggaagagggaagaagagaaacggggaaaggggaggagtggggaaaagggagagacagaagcagcctttgagagagagagacagaaagggaaaggactCAGGATGGTGGAAGCTGAAGATGAGCTTGCCTAGGCAGACAGGAGAGGGAATGGGtatggtttgtctcttaaagggtcaggacagaccattacaaccatcatggtgggacatggcagagGCAAACACGGTGCTGGAGCGGGAACTGAGAATGGAGAGTCCTGCAGGCAACagagtggtctgtctcactgggcgttccttgagcatatatgaaacctcaaagcacactGTCACAATGAtacactgcctccaacaaggccataccccctAATAGTGCTGCCCCCTttaggggcattttctttcaagtcaCCAGAGTCTTTAAATTTCCCTCTAAAACTTCATAAGGGCAAGCCTCcatctgcactgctctcaacatttttctcctttaagctCCTCAAGAACTTCCAACTGAGCTCTCAATGCaaaatggcttttctagcccaaaatTCCAAAGCCAATAATCCTCCTCAAAACATGGTCGGATCTCTCATAGCAACACCCCACTCCTGGTATCaacttgtcttagggtttctattgctgcaatgaaacaccagaCCAAAAAGCTAGTTAGGAAGTAAGGAGTTTATTTGTCTTATGCTTCCATATTGCTAtttatcactgagggaagtcaggacaggaactcaagcagggcaggatcctggaggcaggagctgatgcagaagccatggaggactcctgcttactggcttgttcctcatagcttactcagcctgctttcttgtagaattCAGGACTACTCAAGACCACCCAGGTAGTGTCTAGGGATGGTggcacccaccatgggctggaccttccccattgatcactaaatgagaaaatgccttctagCTGGATTtcatg
Above is a window of Microtus ochrogaster isolate Prairie Vole_2 unplaced genomic scaffold, MicOch1.0 UNK6, whole genome shotgun sequence DNA encoding:
- the Pes1 gene encoding pescadillo homolog; the encoded protein is MGGLEKKKYERGSATNYITRNKARKKLQLSLPDFRRLCILKGIYPHEPKHKKKVNKGSTAARTFYLIKDIKFLLHEPIVNKFREYKVFVRKLRKAYGKSEWNAVERLKDNKPNYKLDHIVKERYPTFIDALRDLDDALSMCFLFSTFPRTGKCHVQTIQLCRRLTVEFLHYVIAARALRKVFLSIKGIYYQAEVLGQPIVWIAPYAFSHDHPTDVDYRVMATFTEFYTTLLGFVNFRLYQSLNLHYPPKLEGQAQAETKVSEDTYALDSESSMEKLAALSASLARVVVPTTEEAEADEFPIDGEMTAQEEGRRKELEAQEKHKKLFEGLKFFLNREVPREALAFIIRSFGGAVSWDKSLCIGATYDITDSCITHQIVDRPGQQTPVIGRYYVQPQWVFDCVNAQLLLPVAEYFPGVQLPPHLSPFVSEKEGDYIPPEKLKLLALQRGEDPGDLREEEEDEDEDDEDDDNEGDGDAGENEEEEDVEADSEKEEEAHLSALEQQRLEGKKPQVVAGTVKLEDKQRLAQEEESEAKRLAIMMMKKREKYLYQKIMFGKRRKIREANKLAEKRKAHDDAVRSEKKAKRTRPV